In Erigeron canadensis isolate Cc75 chromosome 7, C_canadensis_v1, whole genome shotgun sequence, one DNA window encodes the following:
- the LOC122607540 gene encoding eukaryotic translation initiation factor 5B-like, whose translation MGKKKGAGREEDGAVGKSRKKAVVIDDDEYSIGTELSEEKPVQEEEPVVLVGGKKKGKKGNKKSLKTDEDEEDGNGNEEIKFMGKKKSKGKEKQAGSSFGASAFALLGDEDDVDEISDVTKDKDGSEDEDVSVVFSGKKSSNSKKGSSLFTGSAFGAIRDDDDDDGELVERSESKLETEDEDDEPVISFTGKKKSSKGNKKTKSSVFAALDDEENEKESAGDDDAPISFTAKKKKSNKKNVLSDNEDVSVSGLSVDDVAEGDGEDSSTIKFSGKKKSSKKKNGSAVNTIEDYEQPSTSITGSKEPEVQETSKNKKKKKKSGRTAQEEDDLDKILAELGEAPAPAQPSASASVEQLQEKVQTEAEPATGADEGVEKDATEEVVESAAAKKKKKKKEKEKEKKAAAAAPAVEEKAADSKGKVPDKKVPKHVREMQERLARLKEAEEKQKRDEEEKQRKEEEERLRIAEEEKKAEDKKRLKKEREREKLLKKKQEGKPLTAKQKADAQRLDLMRKQILEKAGGLPQPSGEVSTALPKRPRYTSKKPKPNQQAYGKAPSATENQEDNVSELGSVDTEKADDEEMVVVGEKTEAAAVEENGDKEDDESDDEWDAKSWDDADIKLPGISAFADEEPTEPETKLKPKSEAVVKKEETESFQNNTVVGLNLEGKESRPVTVVANKGRQDAKGKKKEKEEEEEGGEKTLRSPICCIMGHVDTGKTKLLDCIRRTNVQEGEAGGITQQIGATYIPAENIRDRTKDLKADAVLNVPGLLVIDTPGHESFKNLRSRGSGLCDIAILVVDIMHGLEPQTIESLNLLRMRNTEFIVALNKVDRLYGWKTCRNAPIGKALKQQSKDVLLEFDHRVTQIITQFKEQGLNTELYNKNKDRGETYSIVPTSAISGEGIPEMLLLLVQWAQKTMIEKLTYSSDIQCTVLEVKVIEGLGTTIDVVLVNGVLHEGDEIVVCGFQGPIHTTIRSLLTPHPMKELRVKGAYIHHKEIKAAQGIKITAQNLEHAVAGTALYVIGEDDDVEEVKESVMDDMRNVMSRIDKSGEGVYVQASTLGSLEALLEFLKTPAVNIPVSGIGIGPVHKKDVMKASVMLEKKKEFATILAFDVKVTPEAREHADDLGVKIFIADIIYHLFDQFKAYIDNLKEEKKREAAEDAVFPCVLQIMPNCVFNKKDPIILGVDVIEGILKIGTPICIPQREFIDIGRISSIENNHKPVDYAKKGQKVAIKITGSNAEEQQKMFGRHFEMEDELVSHISRSSIDVLKANYRDELSNEEWKLVVKLKHLFKIQ comes from the exons ATGGGGAAAAAGAAGGGTGCCGGTCGTGAAGAGGACGGTGCTGTGGGTAAGTCTAGAAAGAAAGCTGTagtgattgatgatgatgagtatTCGATTGGGACGGAATTGTCAGAAGAGAAACCGGTTCAGGAAGAGGAGCCTGTGGTGCTGGTTGGTGGTAAGAAGAAGGGTAAGAAAGGGAACAAGAAGAGTTTGAAAACGGATGAGGATGAAGAGGATGGTAATGGTAATGAGGAGATTAAGTTTATGGGGAAGAAGaaaagtaaagggaaggagaaaCAGGCTGGGAGCTCGTTTGGAGCTTCTGCTTTTGCTTTGCTtggtgatgaagatgatgttgACGAGATATCGGATGTTACCAAGGATAAGGATGGTAGTGAGGATGAGGATGTTAGTGTTGTGTTTAGTGGAAAGAAGTCATCAAATTCAAAAAAGGGCAGTAGTTTGTTTACTGGTTCGGCGTTTGGTGCTATTagggatgatgatgatgatgatggagagTTGGTTGAGAGGTCAGAATCGAAACTAGAAACGgaggatgaagatgatgagCCTGTTATTTCTTTTACGGGGAAGAAGAAATCCTCCAAGGGTAATAAGAAGACAAAGAGTAGTGTCTTTGCAGCCCTTGACGATgaagagaatgagaaagaaaGTGCAGGGGATGATGATGCACCCATTTCCTTTACAGCGAAGAAAAAGAAGTCTAACAAGAAAAACGTTCTATCTGATAATGAAGATGTCTCAGTTTCAGGATTAAGTGTGGATGATGTTGCTGAGGGTGATGGAGAGGATTCTTCCACGATTAAGTTTTCTGGTAAAAAGAAGTCATCCAAGAAGAAAAATGGGAGTGCAGTTAACACAATTGAGGACTATGAACAGCCTAGTACCAGCATTACTGGTAGCAAAGAACCTGAAGTCCAAGAaacttcaaaaaacaaaaaaaagaaaaagaaaagtggaAGAACTGCCCAAGAAGAGGATGATCTTGACAAAATTCTTGCTGAACTTGGTGAAGCTCCTGCTCCTGCTCAGCCTTCTGCTTCTGCTAGTGTGGAACAGCTACAAGAGAAGGTTCAAACTGAGGCTGAACCAGCCACGGGAGCGGATGAAGGTGTAGAAAAGGATGCAACTGAAGAAGTGGTAGAGTCTGCAGCAgcgaaaaagaagaagaagaaaaaggaaaaggaaaaagagaagAAGGCTGCGGCTGCAGCTCCTGCTGTTGAAGAAAAAGCTGCAGATTCGAAGGGTAAGGTACCGGATAAGAAGGTCCCGAAACATGTGAGAGAAATGCAAGAGAGACTTGCAAGGCTTAAAGAAGCAGAGGAAAAGCAGAAAAGGGACGAAGAAGAGAAGCaaaggaaggaagaagaagagcgTTTGAGAATAGCAGAAGAGGAGAAGAAGGCCGAAGACAAAAAACGCTTGAAAAAGGAAAGAGAGAGGGaaaagttgttgaagaagaaacaAGAAGGGAAACCTTTGACAGCTAAGCAGAAGGCAGATGCCCAAAGATTGGATCTAATGAGGAAACAAATCCTTGAAAAAGCTGGTGGCTTGCCTCAACCAAGTGGAGAGGTTAGTACTGCACTCCCAAAACGGCCCAGGTACACATCAAAAAAACCGAAGCCAAATCAGCAGGCATACGGTAAAGCTCCTTCCGCCACTGAAAACCAGGAGGATAATGTCTCTGAGTTGGGTTCCGTAGATACCGAGAAGGCGGACGATGAGGAAATGGTAGTTGTGGGGGAGAAAACTGAGGCTGCTGCAGTTGAAGAGAATGGGGACAAAGAAGACGATGAGTCAGACGATGAATGGGATGCAAAGAGTTGGGATGATGCTGATATCAAATTGCCGGGCATTAGCGCATTTGCTGATGAGGAACCTACTGAACCTGAAACCAAACTCAAACCTAAATCCGAAGCTGTTGTTAAAAAGGAGGAGACTGAGAGTTTTCAAAATAATACCGTGGTAGGTCTAAATCTCGAGGGTAAGGAAAGTCGGCCTGTGACAGTAGTTGCAAACAAAGGTAGACAAGATGCCAAGGGTAAAAAGAAAGAGAAGGAAGAGGAGGAAGAAGGCGGTGAAAAGACATTGCGGTCTCCAATTTGCTGCATCATGGGTCATGTTGATACTGGGAAGACCAAGTTGCTTGATTGTATTCGAAGGACTAATGTTCAGGAAGGTGAGGCTGGAGGAATCACCCAACAAATTGGTGCTACTTACATTCCAGCTGAGAATATCCGTGACAGAACAAAGGACTTGAAAGCTGATGCTGTACTCAACGTTCCTGGTTTATTGGTTATAGATACACCTGGGCACGAGTCTTTCAAGAATTTAAGGTCTCGGGGTTCTGGCTTATGTGATATTGCCATTTTGGTTGTTGACATTATGCATGGCTTAGAACCACAAACCATTGAATCACTAAACCTATTGAGAATGCGGAACACCGAGTTTATTGTGGCCTTGAATAAG GTTGACAGATTATATGGCTGGAAAACTTGCCGAAACGCACCAATTGGTAAGGCCTTGAAGCAACAGTCAAAGGATGTCCTACTTGAATTCGATCACAGAGTCACTCAG atAATCACACAATTTAAGGAGCAAGGATTGAATACAGAATTGTACAACAAGAACAAAGATAGGGGGGAAACTTACAGTATTGTGCCTACTAGCGCAATCAG TGGTGAAGGCATACCAGAAATGCTGTTACTGCTTGTCCAATGGGCTCAGAAGACAATGATTGAAAAACTTACATACAGCAGTGACATTCAG TGTACGGTGTTGGAGGTTAAAGTCATAGAAGGACTTGGAACAACCATCGACGTGGTATTGGTTAATGGCGTGCTTCATGAAGGAGATGAGATTGTTGTTTGTGGCTTCCAG GGACCGATTCACACTACAATCCGGTCATTGCTAACTCCCCATCCAATGAAGGAACTCCGAGTAAAG GGAGCCTACATTCATCACAAAGAAATTAAAGCTGCACAAGGGATTAAAATTACTGCGCAG AATCTTGAGCATGCAGTGGCGGGAACTGCCCTTTATGTGATAGGGGAAGATGATGATGTGGAAGAAGTCAAAGAATCAGTGATGGACGATATGCGGAATGTCATGAGTAGGATTGATAAAAGTGGCGAAGGGGTTTATGTCCAAGCGTCTACTCTAGGATCATTAGAAGCATTACTCGAGTTTCTAAAAACTCCAGCAGTAAACATACCTGTTAGTGGTATAGGCATAGGTCCCGTGCATAAGAAAGACGTCATGAAGGCTAGTGTAatgttagaaaagaaaaaagagttcGCAACCATCTTAGCTTTTGATGTCAAAGTGACCCCAGAGGCCCGGGAACATGCAGATGATCTTGGTGTAAAAATCTTCATTGCTGATATCATTTACCATTTGTTTGATCAATTTAAGGCGTATATTGATAATCTTAAGGAAGAAAAGAAGAGAGAAGCTGCCGAAGATGCCGTGTTTCCATGTGTCCTTCAAATCATGCCAAACTGCGTGTTCAACAAGAAGGATCCAATAATTCTTGGTGTGGATGTTATCGAGGGCATTCTTAag ATTGGAACTCCAATTTGCATTCCTCAAAGGGAATTCATTGATATTGGTCGGATATCTTCCATTGAAAATAACCACAAGCCAGTCGACTATGCGAAGAAAGGTCAGAAGGTGGCTATAAAG ATAACAGGAAGCAATGCGGAAGAGCAACAGAAAATGTTTGGGAGGCATTTTGAAATGGAGGATGAGCTTGTTAGTCATATATCAAGGAGTTCAATCGATGTACTAAAGGCCAATTATCGG GATGAGTTGTCCAATGAAGAATGGAAGCTTGTCGTCAAACTAAAACACCTTTTCAAAATACAATGA